In a genomic window of Punica granatum isolate Tunisia-2019 chromosome 6, ASM765513v2, whole genome shotgun sequence:
- the LOC116209958 gene encoding protein TIFY 9-like, with product MSRAAVELDFFGLEKEKSSSSSTSKSLDRRRSFRGIQSAISRINPELLKSVIASASSSAPPTSKVEHNALPPLPVYVPVLRPANAAENGSKETAPMTIFYNGTVTVFDISPDKAENIMRLAAEASSKIVEPENKTAVTAAAPPSGDQQQLLGPLGGDLPLFRRKSLQRFLEKRKERLTSLSPYACDYSDGGRGFGKNTTTWGGSDI from the exons ATGTCCAGAGCCGCCGTCGAGCTCGATTTCTTCGGCCTGGAGAAGGAGaaatcctcctcctcctccacctccaAGTCCCTGGACCGCCGCAGGAGCTTCCGAG GCATCCAGAGCGCGATCTCGAGGATCAACCCCGAGCTGCTCAAGTCGGTTATCGCCTCGGCATCCTCCTCCGCGCCACCGACTTCTAAAGTGGAGCACAATGCCTTGCCTCCTCTGCCTGTCTACGTCCCCGTTCTCAG GCCTGCAAATGCTGCGGAGAACGGTAGCAAAGAGACGGCTCCCATGACCATTTTCTACAATGGAACCGTCACCGTCTTCGACATCTCTCCCGATAAG GCGGAGAATATAATGAGACTTGCTGCAGAAGCAAGCTCGAAGATCGTCGAGCCGGAGAACAAAACTGCCGTAACCGCTGCTGCCCCTCCTTCTGGCGATCAGCAGCAGCTGCTTGGCCCTCTTGGCGGAG ATCTGCCGCTTTTTCGGAGGAAGTCGCTCCAGAGATTCCTTGAGAAGCGCAAGGAGAG GTTGACTTCCCTGTCGCCATATGCATGTGACTACTCCGACGGTGGACGCG